CTAGAATCTTTGATCAGTGAACTAAATCATTTAAAGTTGGTAGCGGGACCAAAATTATTACATGTAATTACCACCAAAGGGAAAGGGCTAAAAAAAGCCGAAGAAAATCAGGTTACCTATCATGCACCAGGTAAATTTGACAAACTCACCGGTGAGTTACAAAAGAAACCTATTGTAGCTAATCAACCTCAAAAATATCAAGATGTTTTTGGACATTCATTGGTAGAGCTGGCGCTTAAAAATAAAAATATTGTTGGTATTACCCCAGCAATGCCCACGGGAAGCTCATTGAAATATATGATGCAGCAAATACCAGACAGGGCTTTTGATGTTGGCATTGCAGAGCAGCATGCCGTAACGTTATCAGCAGGTATGGCTACGGAAGGTTTAATTCCATTCTGCACCATTTACTCCACTTTTCTACAACGCGCTTATGACCAAGTCATACACGATGTAGCCATTCAGAACCTTCCTGTTATTTTTTGTTTAGATCGAGCTGGAATGGTGGGGCAGGACGGAGCTACACATCATGGGGTTTATGATATTGCTTATTTAAGATGTATCCCAAATCTGTATATTTTTGCCCCCATGAACGAAAGCGAACTTCGTAACATCATGTACACGGCACAATTAGGTTTAAAGCACCCTATAGCCATCAGATACCCTAGAGGAAGAGGTGTTCAAGAAAACTGGCAGACTCCCTTTGAAAAAATTGAGATTGGAAAAGCCAGGGAATTAAAAACAGGAACGGAGCTTGCCATATTATCCATAGGCCATATTGGAAATACGGTTTCCAATCTGATTGAAGGCATTTTGAAAAATGAAAAAATAGCACATTTTGATATGCGATTTGTTAAACCGTTGGATAAGAATCTACTTATAAATATATTTAAGCAATATAAACACATCGTTACTATTGAAGATGGTAGTAAAATAGGTGGTTTTGGATCTGCAATCCTAGAACTGGCCAACGAACTAGGATATACTCAGAAAATACATATTCTAGGTATTAATGACATTTTCATTGAACATGGAACTGTAGAACAATTACACCGACAAGCCAAAATTGACCCCGTTAGTATAACAGAACATATAAACATGCTATTAAATGAATAATTCCCCAACTGTACCATACCTGTTTATTCTTTTTTTCAGC
This genomic interval from Zobellia roscoffensis contains the following:
- a CDS encoding 1-deoxy-D-xylulose-5-phosphate synthase, with the protein product MESLLSHITYPEDLRKLALNQLPQLAQELREFIIDIVAAKEGHLGASLGVVELTIALHYVFNTPDDKLIWDVGHQAYGHKILTGRKEIFDTNRQLGGISGFPKRNESSYDAFGTGHSSTSISAILGMAMAAQLNGKNNRQHIAVIGDASIASGMAFEALNHLGSTNSNVLVILNDNAIGIDPSVGALKKYLTNVKKGTAKDENIFECLNFHYTGPLDGHDLESLISELNHLKLVAGPKLLHVITTKGKGLKKAEENQVTYHAPGKFDKLTGELQKKPIVANQPQKYQDVFGHSLVELALKNKNIVGITPAMPTGSSLKYMMQQIPDRAFDVGIAEQHAVTLSAGMATEGLIPFCTIYSTFLQRAYDQVIHDVAIQNLPVIFCLDRAGMVGQDGATHHGVYDIAYLRCIPNLYIFAPMNESELRNIMYTAQLGLKHPIAIRYPRGRGVQENWQTPFEKIEIGKARELKTGTELAILSIGHIGNTVSNLIEGILKNEKIAHFDMRFVKPLDKNLLINIFKQYKHIVTIEDGSKIGGFGSAILELANELGYTQKIHILGINDIFIEHGTVEQLHRQAKIDPVSITEHINMLLNE